A window of bacterium contains these coding sequences:
- a CDS encoding nucleotidyl transferase AbiEii/AbiGii toxin family protein, whose amino-acid sequence MIPFDYITEWRSQAPWTADAQVEQDLVVSRALAAIFGDPAASRRLAFRGGTALYKLYVRPPTRYSEDIDLVQVAAEPVGDLLDAVRQALDPWLGTPRRIVKGGGVTLVYRAESEARPPTPLRLKVEVNTREHFSVFGFEERDFAVRSRWFSGDARITTYCLDGLLGTKLRALYQRKKGRDLFDLFVAGRNPGVSPARVVECFGRYLERTGLRVTRAEFEMNLREKLADGAFIGDIAPLVAPDFAWSVEEAARYVQSQIVPLIPGEPWRGGE is encoded by the coding sequence GTGATCCCGTTCGACTACATCACCGAGTGGCGCTCGCAGGCCCCGTGGACGGCCGACGCGCAGGTCGAGCAAGACCTCGTCGTCTCGCGCGCCCTCGCCGCCATATTCGGCGATCCCGCGGCGTCAAGGCGTCTGGCTTTCCGCGGCGGGACCGCGCTCTACAAGCTCTATGTGCGGCCGCCGACGCGGTACTCCGAAGACATCGATTTGGTCCAGGTCGCGGCGGAGCCGGTCGGCGACCTGCTCGACGCAGTTCGGCAAGCGCTCGATCCGTGGCTCGGGACGCCGCGTCGCATCGTCAAGGGCGGCGGGGTGACGCTCGTCTACCGCGCGGAGTCCGAGGCGCGGCCGCCGACGCCGCTGCGCCTCAAGGTCGAGGTCAACACGCGCGAGCACTTCTCCGTGTTTGGCTTCGAAGAAAGGGACTTCGCCGTGCGCTCGCGGTGGTTCTCCGGCGACGCGCGGATCACGACCTACTGCCTGGACGGGCTCCTCGGCACGAAGCTGCGCGCGCTGTACCAACGAAAGAAGGGCCGCGATCTGTTCGATCTCTTTGTCGCCGGCCGAAACCCGGGCGTTTCGCCGGCGCGGGTCGTCGAGTGCTTCGGACGCTACCTTGAGCGGACCGGTCTGCGGGTCACGCGTGCCGAGTTCGAAATGAACCTGCGGGAGAAGCTGGCCGACGGCGCATTCATCGGGGACATCGCGCCGCTCGTCGCGCCGGACTTCGCATGGAGCGTCGAGGAGGCGGCTCGCTATGTCCAGAGCCAGATCGTCCCCCTGATTCCGGGCGAGCCGTGGCGGGGCGGGGAATAG